In Candidatus Nitronauta litoralis, one DNA window encodes the following:
- a CDS encoding nuclear transport factor 2 family protein → MLKSRTIVTGLFLSVCLIGFTQPVFAGDTDAMTKVLSQVDAKVCTAPKDLKQYYTKEMVIIFDDKRIMLDSRIKDYEGMMSDLVGLKCTVDRKILSKGLGSKSAFILVDEMVSVTSKSGHIDERQHSVCTYGFLNAGGSWKIAHEHCSSLPDYTIVPGDDALYYFHNPVY, encoded by the coding sequence ATGTTGAAATCCCGAACTATCGTCACCGGGCTCTTTTTGAGCGTTTGTCTAATAGGATTCACCCAACCTGTTTTTGCTGGAGATACTGATGCTATGACCAAAGTGTTATCACAGGTCGATGCCAAGGTGTGTACCGCTCCAAAAGACCTCAAACAGTATTACACTAAAGAAATGGTCATCATTTTTGACGACAAGCGCATTATGCTTGATTCACGTATCAAAGACTACGAAGGCATGATGTCCGACCTTGTTGGCCTGAAATGCACCGTAGATCGAAAAATCCTGAGCAAGGGTCTGGGTAGCAAAAGTGCGTTTATCCTCGTCGATGAAATGGTCAGCGTCACTTCCAAATCCGGACACATTGACGAGCGGCAGCACAGCGTCTGCACCTATGGTTTTCTCAATGCAGGCGGCTCCTGGAAAATTGCGCACGAGCATTGTTCCAGCTTGCCAGACTACACCATCGTCCCCGGCGACGATGCTTTGTACTATTTTCACAATCCTGTCTACTAA
- a CDS encoding GlsB/YeaQ/YmgE family stress response membrane protein: MDMISFLIIGAIAGWLAGNFMKGSGMGLVSNMVVGIIGAFIGGFVFGLLGISAVGMIGSLVTATVGAVILLFIVGKLKG, encoded by the coding sequence ATGGATATGATTTCGTTTTTAATCATCGGTGCCATTGCCGGCTGGCTTGCAGGAAACTTCATGAAAGGCAGCGGTATGGGGCTGGTCAGCAATATGGTTGTTGGTATTATTGGTGCTTTTATTGGCGGCTTTGTTTTTGGTTTGCTCGGAATCAGTGCTGTCGGGATGATCGGGTCCCTCGTCACTGCCACGGTGGGAGCCGTGATCCTGCTCTTTATTGTGGGAAAATTAAAAGGTTAA
- the glgX gene encoding glycogen debranching protein GlgX codes for MVLNTELSPGPQVEPGGIRFTVYSGSATGVDLCLFESSESKTEFERIPLSQAGDGWWSVLVSDVTTDTLYGYRVQGPYDPALGRFFNPNKILIDPYAHALGRAPVWDERLFGCNSRHITKPDIRDNADIAPLARVTDTSFDWEGDRAPRISWEQSLIYETHVKSLTARHPDVPESLRGSFLGLTSEPLLDHFKNLGVTTIELLPVHQAFDEWHCRKNGLVNYWGYNTLLPFAPDVRFARTSPTDPAREFKSMVKALHKAGIEVILDVVYNHTAEGSTHGPLLNYRGLDNEAYYWLDKANPSIYKDFTGCGNMWNINHPVAQKLVLDSLRFWAKEMHVDGFRFDLATVLGRSSSGFNSHHPFFETLQSDPVLSQVKLIAEPWDLGEGGYQLAHFPKQFSEWNDQYRNDIRKFWKGEKLHAGLFARRLSGSEDIFGPQHRPPRTSINYITCHDGFTLQDLVSYESKHNDANGEKNRDGNNNNLSKNYGEEGTTLKQDILEIRQRQKRNMAATLFLSLGTPMFLGGDELGKTQWGNNNSWCQDNEINYYEWRLDPAQESFLHFIKKLSYIRRTHPALCRNHYFSGETLDNEKDLTWLHPDGREIEDSDWSDGSLQTVGVKIRNEKKRESAALLLLVHSSENYGVDFKIAPATRKNRWNTLIDTFSPEKPQMASEIFHLQPLSLAILEEA; via the coding sequence ATGGTCCTGAACACTGAGCTTTCTCCGGGTCCCCAAGTGGAACCCGGGGGAATCAGATTCACGGTTTACTCAGGTTCGGCCACAGGTGTTGACCTTTGCCTTTTTGAATCCTCCGAAAGCAAAACCGAGTTTGAACGGATCCCGCTTTCTCAGGCAGGCGACGGATGGTGGTCCGTTCTGGTTTCGGATGTTACCACCGATACACTTTATGGCTATCGTGTCCAAGGCCCTTATGATCCAGCGCTAGGTCGGTTTTTCAATCCGAATAAAATTCTGATCGACCCCTACGCACATGCTCTCGGTCGGGCGCCTGTCTGGGATGAACGACTCTTCGGCTGCAATTCCCGGCACATCACCAAACCAGACATCCGTGACAATGCGGACATCGCTCCGCTTGCCCGGGTTACGGACACTTCTTTTGATTGGGAAGGCGACAGGGCACCCCGTATTTCCTGGGAACAATCTCTTATTTATGAAACCCACGTTAAGAGCCTCACCGCCCGCCACCCGGATGTCCCCGAATCCCTGCGCGGCAGTTTTCTTGGACTGACCAGCGAACCTTTACTGGACCACTTTAAAAACCTCGGCGTCACAACCATCGAACTGCTGCCGGTTCATCAAGCATTCGATGAATGGCACTGTCGGAAAAACGGCCTCGTCAACTACTGGGGTTACAATACCCTACTCCCTTTTGCACCGGATGTTCGATTCGCCAGGACTTCCCCAACTGATCCGGCACGCGAATTCAAATCCATGGTAAAAGCTCTGCATAAGGCCGGAATCGAGGTCATCCTGGACGTTGTGTACAATCACACCGCCGAGGGGTCTACTCACGGTCCCCTTTTGAATTACCGCGGTCTGGATAACGAAGCCTATTACTGGCTCGACAAAGCGAATCCTTCGATTTACAAGGATTTCACCGGATGCGGCAATATGTGGAATATCAACCACCCCGTCGCTCAAAAGCTGGTTTTGGACAGTCTTCGCTTTTGGGCAAAAGAAATGCATGTCGACGGCTTTCGTTTTGACCTGGCAACTGTCCTGGGACGGAGTTCATCAGGATTCAACTCCCATCATCCGTTTTTTGAAACCCTGCAAAGTGACCCCGTGTTGTCTCAGGTTAAGCTCATTGCGGAACCCTGGGACCTTGGCGAAGGAGGCTACCAGCTGGCACACTTTCCAAAGCAATTTTCTGAATGGAATGACCAGTACCGAAACGACATCAGGAAATTCTGGAAAGGGGAAAAGCTCCACGCCGGCTTGTTTGCCAGGCGACTCTCCGGCAGTGAAGATATTTTCGGCCCCCAGCATCGACCACCCAGAACATCGATCAATTACATCACCTGCCACGATGGCTTCACACTACAGGACCTGGTGAGCTACGAATCCAAACACAACGATGCCAACGGCGAAAAAAACCGTGACGGTAATAACAACAACCTGAGCAAAAACTACGGTGAGGAAGGAACCACACTCAAACAGGATATTCTCGAAATCAGGCAGCGCCAGAAACGCAATATGGCAGCAACCCTGTTCCTCTCTCTTGGTACACCCATGTTCCTGGGAGGCGATGAGCTTGGAAAAACACAATGGGGCAACAACAATTCATGGTGCCAGGACAACGAAATTAATTATTATGAGTGGAGACTTGATCCTGCGCAGGAATCTTTCCTGCATTTTATAAAGAAGCTTTCTTATATAAGACGCACTCACCCGGCCCTTTGTCGAAATCATTATTTCAGCGGGGAAACCCTCGACAATGAAAAAGACCTCACCTGGTTACATCCAGATGGCCGCGAAATTGAAGATAGCGATTGGTCCGATGGGTCTCTTCAAACTGTCGGGGTAAAAATCCGTAATGAAAAAAAACGGGAAAGCGCCGCTTTGCTTCTATTGGTTCATTCGTCTGAAAATTATGGAGTAGACTTTAAAATTGCCCCGGCAACAAGAAAAAACAGGTGGAATACCCTGATAGATACTTTCAGCCCGGAAAAACCGCAGATGGCATCGGAGATTTTCCACCTGCAACCCTTATCACTTGCGATACTTGAAGAAGCATAA
- a CDS encoding c-type cytochrome, giving the protein MFILSATNASGWTLSANPGKKTSDGIEFEPACPQIRNTKKAPDEIYNLKNPLKASRENIFAGQTLFHFDAEPGPCRLCHGISGNGLGILFRELSPGSRNFTCDHTMQNIPDGQLFWIIKNGSEGTAMPAFTNLDDDQIWQLILYIRHFADMDL; this is encoded by the coding sequence ATGTTCATTCTATCTGCAACCAATGCATCAGGCTGGACCCTTTCGGCCAATCCTGGCAAAAAAACCAGTGATGGGATCGAATTCGAACCCGCCTGCCCGCAAATCCGTAACACTAAAAAAGCTCCGGATGAAATCTACAATCTGAAAAACCCGCTCAAGGCCTCGCGCGAAAATATTTTCGCGGGACAAACCCTGTTCCACTTCGATGCCGAACCGGGACCCTGCCGGCTGTGCCACGGTATCAGCGGAAACGGACTTGGCATACTGTTTCGCGAACTGTCCCCGGGATCACGAAACTTTACCTGCGATCACACTATGCAAAATATTCCCGACGGACAACTGTTCTGGATCATCAAAAACGGTTCGGAGGGCACTGCCATGCCAGCCTTCACCAATCTGGACGACGATCAAATCTGGCAACTGATCCTGTACATCCGGCATTTCGCGGACATGGATTTGTAA